CGAAAGAGACCGACATGCGCCTGGTGCTCGCCGGTCAGCTTGCCGATAACGGCAAGGCCGATGAAGGCATCGCGATGGCGAAGGAACAGCTCAAGGGCGGCGCCGATGACCGCGACGTGTACCTGGCAATTTCGCAGATTTACGCTCGCCTGCGCCGCTGGTCCGACGCCGAGCAGGCCCTCGACAAAGCCAGCGCCCTCTCCAATAAGCCCGAGGACAAGAGAGCCGACAACTTCCTTCGTGGCTCGTACTTGGAGCGGCAGAAGAAATATGAGCCGGCCGAAGAGATGTTCCGCAAAGTTTTGGCCAACGATCCACGTGACGCCGGCGCTTTGAACTATCTCGGCTACATGCTGGCCGACCGCGGCGTGCGCCTGGAAGAAGCGCTGCAGCTCATCAAGCGCGCCGTACAGGAAGAGCCGCAGAACTATGCGTATCTGGACTCGCTCGGTTGGGCTTATTTCAAGCTCGGCAACTACGAGATGGCAGAAGAGAACCTGCGCAAGGCCATGGACCGCAACAGCAAGGATCCAACTGTCCACGACCACATGGGCGAAGTCTATGCCAAGACCGGGCGCCTGAAGCTGGCAGCCGCTCAGTGGGAGCGCGCGCTCGAAGAATGGAACCGCTCGCTTCCGGCGGATGTTGAGACCAACGACGTGGCTCGCGTTCAGAAACAGCTTGAGAGCACCAAGGTCAAGTTAGCCAAGCAGCAGGGCGGCGACAAAGAGTAACGCCCTGCTCAATTCTGTCATTCCGAACGGATGCTCACGCGCAGTTTGCGTGAGCAGGAGTGAGGAATCCCTACAATCTTTCCATAGCTTCGAGTGCAGCCGTTCGTAGGGATTCCTCAGGCCAAAATCGGGCCTTCGGAATGACAGCAGAAAAGCTTACCTCGCCGCTGCGAACTGCTCTTTCCAGTTCTGGAACGGCTCGCGCGTTGATTTCCGGAAGCTCTCGATCAGCTCACGAACTTTGCTGCGGCGCGAAATAAGCTGCTCGATCAGGCGCTCCATTTCGGTGAGACTTGAGCCGTACCACTCCGGCGGCACCGATTCTGCAATCTCCCAAAGCACTCGCGGATCGAAGTTCTCGATGCGCGAGAGCCACGGCTCGAACGACTCCCATCCATTCACCCCGGCATAGACTTCGTTTCGCGGGTAAACTCCGCGCAAAGGCGAATCAGGAAAATCCCAGTCGCCGGCATTGAAGCAGTAGCCCTGATCGATGAACGTGGCCGTGTATTTCTTATCGCGCGTCTTCTTCCAAAAAACTGCCTGCCGGCCATTGGTGTTGCAGGTCCACTTATCGAGCGCGAGCATGCCGGCGAAATCGTTGAGGTTGCGGACGCGATCAAGCACGGCAGCCGGTAAATAGTCGAAGACCGTACCTTCGAGCGGCTCGATGACGAAGCGGATCGCCAGTGCGAGGCCGTGTTGGCAGGGAACACTGGATGAACCGGTACGAATCCGAAGCTCAGGAGTGTTCTCGATGAGCCACGAGCTCACTTCAATCAGTTCCGTAATGGGAACAGGCAACCCAATGCGCTCGGCGATGCGCGTCGCCAGCAGTTCATTGGCGAGCACGCGAACGTGCTGAGGATTGTTCTGAAATTTGACGATGTAGTAGCGGCCATCGTCGGCGTACATGAGATGGCTCTGCGCGCCTCCACGCATGGGACGCAGATGCTGTTTGGCCCGGATCACGGTAAGGGAAGGATGATACCCGAAAA
This Terriglobales bacterium DNA region includes the following protein-coding sequences:
- a CDS encoding HipA family kinase encodes the protein MIRAKQHLRPMRGGAQSHLMYADDGRYYIVKFQNNPQHVRVLANELLATRIAERIGLPVPITELIEVSSWLIENTPELRIRTGSSSVPCQHGLALAIRFVIEPLEGTVFDYLPAAVLDRVRNLNDFAGMLALDKWTCNTNGRQAVFWKKTRDKKYTATFIDQGYCFNAGDWDFPDSPLRGVYPRNEVYAGVNGWESFEPWLSRIENFDPRVLWEIAESVPPEWYGSSLTEMERLIEQLISRRSKVRELIESFRKSTREPFQNWKEQFAAAR